A window of Phenylobacterium sp. NIBR 498073 genomic DNA:
CAGCGGAACAAGCGGCGTTGGATCGGCCGCCGGGCCGGGCAAGGCTAAGTCGGCCGGCGGCGAAGGCTTCCAGATCGCCCAACCCACAGCGGCTGCAGGCGCAGCTCAGGTCGCGCGCGCCGGCGGGGTCGGCGGGGTGATGAGCGTCGATGCGATCCTCGCCCTGCAGGAGATCGGCGGGCCGCTGGAACGCCGCCGCCGCGCCGTTGGGCGCGCAGGCAAGATTCTCGACGTTCTCGAAGACGTGAAGATCGCGCTCCTTTCGGGCGACGTGTCGGTGGACGATCTAGATCGCCTGAAGCGGGCGGTCGCCGAGGAGCGGCAAGGCTCGGACGACGAACGCCTAGAAGGTGTATTGAACGAGATTGAAACCCGTGCTGCCGTGGAGCTCGCTAAACTCGAGCGCGCGAATCGTGCGGCGTAATGGCCTGCGGAGAGCGAGGTTCGTTGAAAGCGGATTTCTATTTGGTATAAGCGGCCCGCGTTTCGTCGGGTTGATGTACCGAGGGGGCTTGAGGCGTCTATGAGCACGGCCACGATGTTGGCGGAAAAGCCTGAATATCGTCCTTCCGAGGACGAGGAATTCATGAATGAGCGGCAGCTTGAGTACTTCAAACAAAAGCTGCTGAACTGGAAAGAGGACATCCTTCGCGAGTCCCGGGAAACTCTCGCTCATCTTCAGACTGAGACCGAGAACCATCCCGACTTGGCGGACAGGGCGACGTCGGAAACTGACCGAGCCCTCGAACTCCGCACTCGCGATCGCCAGCGCAAGTTGATCTCCAAGATCGACGAGGCGTTGCGGCGGATCGAGGATGGATCGTACGGCTACTGCGAAGACACCGGCGAGCCGATCGGCGTCGCCCGCCTCGAAGCCCGTCCGATCGCGACCTTGAGCCTGGAGGCCCAGGAGCGGCACGAACGCCGCGAACGGGTCCATCGGGACGACTGAGATTGAGAAGGGCGATCCTCCGGGGTCGCCCTTCTTCATATGGCCATGAGACTGTCGCGCAGCATTCACGCGGCTGAACTCGTGTCGTCATGCGCAAGGGCTAGCAGCCTCCCAGTTGTTTCGGGGGATTGCTATGCG
This region includes:
- a CDS encoding flagellar assembly protein FliX; this encodes MKVSGTSGVGSAAGPGKAKSAGGEGFQIAQPTAAAGAAQVARAGGVGGVMSVDAILALQEIGGPLERRRRAVGRAGKILDVLEDVKIALLSGDVSVDDLDRLKRAVAEERQGSDDERLEGVLNEIETRAAVELAKLERANRAA
- the dksA gene encoding RNA polymerase-binding protein DksA yields the protein MSTATMLAEKPEYRPSEDEEFMNERQLEYFKQKLLNWKEDILRESRETLAHLQTETENHPDLADRATSETDRALELRTRDRQRKLISKIDEALRRIEDGSYGYCEDTGEPIGVARLEARPIATLSLEAQERHERRERVHRDD